In the Malania oleifera isolate guangnan ecotype guangnan chromosome 1, ASM2987363v1, whole genome shotgun sequence genome, one interval contains:
- the LOC131145656 gene encoding homeobox-leucine zipper protein MERISTEM L1-like, translating into MVRGMENVGDDSELESTASGARTGYYDAEFDFRETECSSTELDSSSSTDDEDDDDDDSSGFSSTDEESTMDSSSVSDDNMDSEQGSISQDLPHPPQHSPNRVSNFESYAPSDDEDNEVYHRASDLLMSVIVCADVNHGKIIDHAIAAMDEFITRAAEWEYSLDKRPQVDRNSWILQGECSQEFRPLKAALEEITKMVEVGEPRSLPSLDNSTDYIGETEYNLTDTVSSTQILQDPFQTEFSQETAIVPINPIALVEILTNSNQWSFVFADIVSRAVTLGVLSRGAAGNNLNGAIQVMMAEFHVPSPLVPTRECHFVRYSKQLNYVTWAVADVSLESLFPSPVVQYRRKPSGCLIQAMQNGCSKIIWIEHGEADNTYVPLMFRPLVSSGFAFCARRWVASLVRQCEHLEAVVVDSDTRFHHGGSIPHLGRKSLLKLGERMIRTFCVNISAARKNQWLLMHVPGTENIRINIKKNTSDPGRPLGVALIIVTSFSLPAPPRTVFNFLHDARFRTEWDILLFGHCVREVMNIHTGSDPGTHLSVQEDNAGNGRTPMLYLQEAFIDMTGSYIVYAPVEMFSMATILNGGSSDSMPILPSGFAVLPDRPNLNGENSQGSILTVAFDVLDEASTEDHIPSRSVEIIYNLIFKTVHLIKSTLVSEDQQNE; encoded by the exons ATGGTAAGAGGCATGGAAAACGTGGGAGACGACAGTGAGCTTGAAAGTACTGCTTCGGGTGCAAGGACTGGTTATTATGATGCTGAGTTCGATTTCAGAGAAACGGAATG TTCTTCCACGGAACTTGATTCTTCCTCAAGTACAGATGATGAAGACGATGATGATGACGATAGTTCGGGATTTAGTTCCACTGATGAAGAGTCCACG ATGGATAGTAGTTCAGTGAGTGATGACAATATGGATTCAGAGCAGGGATCCATCTCACAAGACCTTCCACATCCTCCTCAGCATTCTCCAAATCGAGTTTCGAATTTCGAGTCCTACGCACCCAGTGATGATGAGGACAACGAAGTTTATCATCGAGCCAGTGATCTTCTTATGTCAGTCATAGTGTGTGCGGATGTTAATCATGGAAAAATCATTGATCATGCTATTGCCGCAATGGACGAATTTATTACTAGGGCTGCTGAGTGGGAATATTCTTTAGACAAGAGGCCCCAAGTAGATAGAAATTCCTGGATCTTGCAAGGTGAATGCTCACAGGAATTTAGGCCTCTTAAGGCCGCGTTAGAGGAGATCACGAAAATGGTTGAGGTGGGAGAACCTCGATCGTTGCCGAGTTTGGATAATTCTACAGATTACATTGGTGAAACTGAATATAATTTAACGGATACAGTGTCATCTACGCAAATTCTACAAGACCCCTTTCAAACTGAGTTCTCGCAAGAAACTGCAATTGTCCCTATCAATCCAATCGCCTTGGTTGAAATACTCACGAATTCG AACCAATGGTCTTTCGTGTTTGCTGATATTGTGTCGAGAGCCGTGACACTGGGAGTTCTTTCAAGGGGAGCAGCTGGGAATAATCTAAATGGAGCAATCCAAGTG ATGATGGCAGAGTTTCATGTCCCTTCACCACTTGTTCCAACTCGCGAGTGTCACTTTGTACGTTATAGTAAACAATTGAACTATGTGACATGGGCAGTGGCTGATGTGTCATTGGAAAGTCTATTTCCCTCTCCGGTGGTGCAATATCGAAGAAAGCCATCGGGTTGTTTAATTCAAGCAATGCAAAATGGATGCTCAAAG ATTATTTGGATCGAGCACGGAGAAGCAGATAACACTTATGTTCCCCTTATGTTTAGGCCACTAGTCAGCTCTGGTTTTGCATTTTGCGCAAGGCGTTGGGTTGCAAGTTTAGTTCGACAATGTGAACATCTTGAGGCTGTAGTCGTGGATTCCGATACTCGTTTTCATCATGGCG GATCAATACCTCATTTGGGGAGGAAAAGCCTGCTGAAACTGGGTGAGAGAATGATAAGAACTTTCTGTGTTAACATTAGTGCTGCTAGAAAAAATCAATGGTTGTTGATGCATGTACCTGGCACTGAAAATATAAGGATTAATATAAAGAAAAACACAAGTGACCCTGGAAGACCTCTTGGAGTTGCATTAATTATTGTAACTTCATTCTCGCTACCAGCCCCACCGAGAACGGTTTTCAATTTTCTTCATGACGCCAGGTTCCGGACGGAG TGGGACATACTCTTGTTCGGCCATTGTGTTCGAGAGGTAATGAATATCCACACGGGTAGTGATCCAGGAACTCACCTTTCAGTACAAGAAGATAAT GCTGGTAATGGGCGGACCCCTATGTTATATCTGCAAGAAGCTTTTATAGACATGACTGGGTCTTACATAGTCTATGCGCCCGTTGAAATGTTTTCTATGGCTACGATCCTAAATGGAGGGAGCTCAGACTCTATGCCTATCTTGCCTTCTGGGTTTGCTGTCCTCCCGGATAGGCCAAACCTCAATGGAGAAAATAGTCAAGGAAGTATTTTGACTGTTGCTTTTGATGTTTTGGATGAGGCATCAACGGAGGATCATATTCCTTCTCGATCAGTAGAAATAATATACAATCTAATCTTTAAAACTGTCCATTTGATCAAAAGCACCTTGGTCTCAGAAGACCAACAAAATGAATGA